A single genomic interval of Oryza sativa Japonica Group chromosome 7, ASM3414082v1 harbors:
- the LOC4343893 gene encoding uncharacterized LOC4343893: MGIINWMQNRLSTAKQDKRRTEAAAVASSARRRGGGGGESCRQEEARDEIKIAGDHLLSIGTLGNESPPRPPAAAAATAAEEVADFTIEEVKKLQEALNKLLRRAKSTKSGSRRGSTAAEHDADERSSSSSSSGSQLLLPLDRFLNCPSSLEVDRRVAAADGEFSPDTQIILSKARDLLVNTNGGGAIKQKSFRFLLKKMFVCRGGFSPSPAPPPTLKDPVESRIEKLFRTMLHKRMNARPSNAAASSSRKYYLEDKPREKMQREHLHDDEDDDENAEDIFKWDKTDSDFIVLEM; encoded by the exons ATGGGG ATTATTAACTGGATGCAGAATCGACTCAGTACTGCTAAACAAGACAAGAGACGAACTGAAGCTGCTGCTGTGGCCTCGTCAGCTCGCA gacgaggaggagggggaggagagagttgccgccaagaagaagctCGCGACGAGATCAAGATCGCCGGAGATCACCTCCTCTCCATCGGCACGCTCGGGAACGAGTCGCCGCCgcgaccgccggcggcggcggcggcgacggcggcagaggAGGTGGCGGACTTCACCATCGAGGAGGTGAAGAAGCTGCAGGAGGCGCTGAACAAGCTGCTCCGGCGAGCCAAGTCCACCAAGTCCGGCAGCCGCcgcggctcgacggcggcggagcacgacgccgacgagcgctcctcctcctcctcctcctccggcagccagctgctgctgccgctcgaCAGGTTCCTCAACTGCCCCTCCAGCCTCGAGGTCGAccggcgcgtggcggcggccgacggcgagtTCTCGCCGGACACGCAGATCATCCTCAGCAAGGCGCGCGACCTCCTCGTCAACaccaatggcggcggcgccatcaaGCAGAAATCCTTCAGGTTCCTCCTCAAGAAGATGTTCGTCTGCCGCGGCGgcttctcgccgtcgccggcgccgccgcccaccttgAAGGATCCAGTCGAATCAAGAATCGAAAAG TTGTTCAGGACGATGCTTCACAAGAGGATGAACGCTCGACCGAGTAATgctgcggcgtcgtcgtcgaggaaATACTATCTTGAGGATAAGCCGAGGGAGAAGATGCAAAGGGAGCATCtccatgatgatgaagatgatgatgagaaTGCAGAAGATATCTTTAAATGGGACAAAACTGATTCAGATT TCATTGTTCTGGAGATGTAG